Within Vigna unguiculata cultivar IT97K-499-35 chromosome 2, ASM411807v1, whole genome shotgun sequence, the genomic segment tgacataatcaatgattcggttccagaagaacctcaggtacctgaaattgttgaaaatgatgagatctcaataaattatgtcatgaatcataaaatatggaatcgaaataaagtcaatattgacgaggtttttgcatataatgtagcaaaggatgtcataagtgacaatgatgatcaagaaccaatgacaattgaagattgtcggcaaagaaatgattggccaaaatggaaagatgcaatccaagcagaattagattcgcttgctaaacgaaaggtttttggacctgtagttcgcacacctgagggtgtaaaacctattgggtacagatgggtttttgtacaaaaacgaaatgagaatggtgaaattgttagatacaaagcacggttagttgctcaaggtttttcacaaagacctggtattgattttgaggagacatattctccagtattggatgcaacaacatttagatatttaattagccttgttgcacaagaaggtttgaatctgcacctcatggatgttgttacagcctatttgtatggctctttggaaaatgatatttatatgaaactccctgaaggatttaatgtgcccaacaaagcaaattctaaaaaggattattcaataaaattgaataagtccctttatggattgaaacaatcaggacgtatgtggtataaccgtctaagtgagtacttattaaaggaagggtataaaaatgaccctatttgtccttgtatttatatgaaaagatccgagaatgaatttgccataattgctgtttatgtagatgacataaacatagttggaactcctaatgagctcacaaaggcaattgattgtttaaagaaagaatttgagatgaaggatcttggaaggacaaagttttgtttgggattacaaattgagtatttaaacaaaggtgttcttgtacatcaagaagcttatataacgaaagtgcttaaaaagttctatatggacaaatcacattcactatgcactccaatggtggtgaggtcattagatgttgataaagacccttttagacctcaagaaaaagatgaagaactacttggtcctgaagtaccatatcttagtgctataggagcactaatgtatcttgctaattatactcgacccgatatagcatttgctgtaaatttgttagcaagatatagttcttcacctacaagaagacattggaatggagtaaaacaaatactccgttaccttaaaggcactatgaatatgggcttgttttacccaaatgattcaaaattagatctaatgggttatgcagatgcaggttatttatcagatcctcataatggtcgatcacaaacaggatatttgttcacatgtggtggcacagcgatttcatggcgatctgtgaaacaaacaataacagcaacatcgtcaaatcatgcagaaattttagcattacatgaggcaagtcgtgaatgcgtttggttaaggtctataattcaacatgtgcgacaaacttgtggtttatccttgggaaaaatgaaaccaacaacgatatatgaagacaatagtgcatgcattgctcaattgaaagaaggatatattaaaggagacagaacaaaacatattcttccaaaattctttttcactcatgatcttcaaagaaatggtgatgtagagatccaaaagattcgctcatgtgaaaatctagcagatttatttacaaagtctttgccaaggagaacttttgagcaattggttcataggattggactccgccatcttaatgatgtaagtttacatgagggggagaaattagaagatgcaaagaacaatattatatagaatgatgtactctttttccttcactaggtttttatcccaaagggtttttcctagtaaggttttaacgaggcacattcttttatcaatggacacccaagggggagtgttatgaattaatggtcgtccattgatttatacaattactcatatgattgataatcatattattcattactctttatgatgtaatattttgtatttactatttgattttatatcctttctgggttaccatattgtacctataaataggactcgtcctatcagtaattagacacacataaaaccagaagttgctccctactctctcattctctattcttcctctcctttgtctctcttattacctttattttataacaaaattctaATTCCAATAGCTTGTTCTCCAACAGATTATAAGCCTGATTAAAAATTATTCGAGTTAATACATtacaattttaagtaattaaGCGACCTACTTTTGAGATAATTCAATACTATAGTGACATAATTTTTGGAAAatagtgatgtattttattaactaaaatatatttacatatttattatttataattaatgaaaacaCATGCACCACACACATTGtgtctatatatttttttattatgataacaagatactaaaattattattattataataataataacaagtataaataatttttatgattttattgtaaataatttttatttatttcgtaGGTAagtttttaatcataaaaatttattttaatttcagaaatggttaaatttaaaaaaaaatcaaatcagaAAAAAcagttagatttaaaaaaaaatatttaaaagtaaaattgaaaaagaattgtgtataaaaaatgaagaatctCTTTATATTTAGTATAGATATAAATtatgtagttttttttaaaaaaaatgttgatttttgttaagaaaaattcaacatattttaccgtttttttaattatagagaaatttatcttatttaatttaattatgagtCTGAGGAATGATGATCTTGGTCACGTTGtctttgtttctttgtttccGATGTATGGTAGGGTGGGAGTAATTATTTTGCTGGGACTTAACTTCAAATTAGATTTCACATACGCAAACCAGTTTCATACCAACTTTCAATCTATATTCGATTTGAAGTCTGAACTAAACTTATGTACCATTGCCtcattcatattcatactatcaAATAAAAGCAGCTTCCAAGTTTTGAGGTTTGGAACGACGCACGCGTTCTTCAATTTTTCAGTTTGAACTTCGTAATTGTTGCTTGAACACAATTTATAATTAGTTAAATTGTTCCAAAACTTAATTTAGAGTAATCAAAGCTCATATCCGCGTTAGCCGGTGGAAATTGCGGTAGTGTACACAAAAATGGATTGCTTAAGATgttattataagataaaatattatcaGTGAGAGGTTAACCAACAATGTCGCAAAGAGAATACATAAGAAAAACTCAGACAACTGATTCAGCATCTCAGTCAATTGAAGTTGTcttttttcttccctttttaattgattttttagttttattccCGTGAAGTGATAAGACAGGCAATAAGGTAATCGTATCATCCAATCCAAGTTTTGTTAATACTGTTATCCACTGTGTAGTCAACAACAATCCAATGtcagaaaatattttaacttccTAGTCAACTTCaacaagaaaaaacaatatACTGGTAATTTCTCAGAATTTAGCTTCTCTCAGAAATCATCATCAATCAATCAAATAAttccaaaaaacaaaattgaaaatgcaCTCCCAAAACCATTTAATAAAAGTCCTACATAATTTCTAGGATTATTAGGCCTGCGTGTgtacaaaaggaaaataagcTGTTCATTATTGCATTCACCGAGAAATCCGTCTGCAACAAAAATGCATCTCTTTCCCTTCACTCCCATAATCCTTTTCACCCTTTTGATTCACAATTTCTCTCTGATTCTGGGGCAGCAACCTTACATTGGTTTAGGCACAGTAGCATGCCCTCGAAGTGGTAACAAAAACTCTATTCGTGGTTACACTTGTAATGGTGCAAACAGCTGCGAAGCATTCCTTACTTTCAGATCTCAACCCATTTACAACTCTGTCTCCACAATATCAACTTTATTGGGTTCTGACCCCTCCCAACTTGCCAAAATAAATTCCGTTTCCCTCAATGACACcttccaaacaaacaaattgGTGCTTGTTCCTGTCAACTGTTCCTGTGCAGGAGGTGAGTATTATCAAACAAACACATCCTATGTGTTCCAGAATTCAGAAACTTACTTCTTGATTGCTAACAACACTTTCGAGGGCCTCACAACATGTCAAGCTTTGCAGAATCAAAACCACAACCCAGCAAACATATACCCAGGTAGAAAACTTCTAGTGCCTCTCAGATGTGCTTGTCCCACAAAAAACCAAACCGAGAAAGGCATCAGGTACCTCTTAAGCTACTTGGTGAATTGGGGTGATTCTGTTTCACTCATCGCTGACAAATTTGGTGTTCGCTCTTCGACCACTCTTGAAGCTAATAACCTCACTTTGACACAATCCACGATCTATCCCTTTACTACACTTCTAATTCCCCTTCACGATAAGCCCTCAAGTTCTCAAACCGTTTCTCCAACTCAACTTACGCCATCACCCTCATCACCCCCCTCTTCTCATCATAAGAAAAAATGGgtgtttgttgttgttggaGTTGTTGTAGGAGCTCTTGCCTTAACATCAGCTCTCTGTGCTGTCGTTTTCTTCACACGCTGTCGGAAAAATAGAAACGAAGATGGGTCGATGGTAGTGTCCAAGAGTTTTGAGGAAGGTAAGGAAAAAGCACCAAGGAGTGTAAATGAAAAATTGTCAGAGGTCATGTCTGGCATAGCTCAGTCGTTCAAGGTGTATGATTTTGAGGAACTAAAGCGAGCAACAGATAACTTCAGTCCTAGCTACTGGATCAAAGGGTCTGTTTATCGCGGTGTGATTAACGGTGATTTGGCTGCAATTAAAAAGATAGAAGGTGATGTGACAAAGGAGATGGAGATACTGAGCAGAATCAACCATTCGAATGTTATACGCCTTTCCGGGGTTAGCTTCCACGAGGGGCGTTGGTACTTTGTTTATGAGTATGCTGCTAATGGGGCTTTGAGTGAATGGATCTACTTCAACAACGTGGATGGGAAGTTTCTGAGTTGGACGCAGAGAATACAGATTGCATTGGATGTGGCCACAGGACTCGATTATCTTCACAGTTTCAGTTCTCCTTATATCCACAAGGATATTAAGAGTAGTAACATTCTTCTGGGTGCTGACTTCAGGGGAAAGATCGCAAATTTAAGCCTTGTGAGGCGTGTGGAAGGAGGGGATGACCAGTTTCCTGCCACTAGGCACATTGTTGGGACAAGAGGCTACATGGCTCCCGAGTATTTGGAACATGGTCTTGTGTCTACAAAGCTTGATGTGTATGCTTTTGGGGTAGTGATGCTGGAAATGATGACAGGAAAAGAG encodes:
- the LOC114167257 gene encoding lysM domain receptor-like kinase 4: MHLFPFTPIILFTLLIHNFSLILGQQPYIGLGTVACPRSGNKNSIRGYTCNGANSCEAFLTFRSQPIYNSVSTISTLLGSDPSQLAKINSVSLNDTFQTNKLVLVPVNCSCAGGEYYQTNTSYVFQNSETYFLIANNTFEGLTTCQALQNQNHNPANIYPGRKLLVPLRCACPTKNQTEKGIRYLLSYLVNWGDSVSLIADKFGVRSSTTLEANNLTLTQSTIYPFTTLLIPLHDKPSSSQTVSPTQLTPSPSSPPSSHHKKKWVFVVVGVVVGALALTSALCAVVFFTRCRKNRNEDGSMVVSKSFEEGKEKAPRSVNEKLSEVMSGIAQSFKVYDFEELKRATDNFSPSYWIKGSVYRGVINGDLAAIKKIEGDVTKEMEILSRINHSNVIRLSGVSFHEGRWYFVYEYAANGALSEWIYFNNVDGKFLSWTQRIQIALDVATGLDYLHSFSSPYIHKDIKSSNILLGADFRGKIANLSLVRRVEGGDDQFPATRHIVGTRGYMAPEYLEHGLVSTKLDVYAFGVVMLEMMTGKEVAAIVTEDETNLSNVLRVMLGEESGQERLKEFVDPSLRENFPFELGMFVVEMIDNCISNDPASRPSVHEIVQSLSRTLNSSLSWERSMNVPRS